One genomic segment of Methanomassiliicoccus sp. includes these proteins:
- a CDS encoding cupin domain-containing protein: MKMISLAEALSKANPHGVEAKTIYDHDHALISHLKLLPGEALKRHITPVDVAFYVLEGQGEVEIGEEKETVRQDTMVESPKGVPHLWRNIGTSPLRILVMKLPRPNEKTKLL, translated from the coding sequence ATGAAGATGATCTCCCTGGCCGAGGCGTTGTCCAAGGCGAACCCCCATGGCGTCGAGGCCAAGACCATTTATGATCACGACCACGCGCTGATATCTCACCTGAAGCTGCTGCCGGGAGAGGCCCTCAAGAGACACATAACGCCGGTGGACGTGGCTTTCTACGTGCTCGAAGGCCAGGGAGAGGTGGAAATCGGTGAGGAAAAGGAGACGGTAAGGCAGGACACGATGGTGGAGAGCCCCAAGGGAGTTCCGCACCTGTGGCGCAACATCGGAACCTCTCCGCTGCGCATCTTGGTGATGAAACTTCCCCGGCCGAACGAGAAGACCAAGTTGCTATAG
- a CDS encoding CDP-2,3-bis-(O-geranylgeranyl)-sn-glycerol synthase, with product MDLILVALSGIFLFLPALVPNSAAVLFGGGTPVDFGRMWRGKRILGDGKTWTGLVGGVAAGTSLGILLTIVSRVLDFPEQWTWGTGMDALGVVFALALGSLLGDMTGAFIKRRLGMERGHKAPVLDQYDFVAGGLGIAALLYPAWVASRYIEGESIIALIVLLIFVPVLHRSVNIIGFKMGKKKEPW from the coding sequence ATGGACCTGATCCTGGTCGCACTCAGCGGCATATTCCTATTCCTTCCGGCGCTGGTTCCCAATTCGGCGGCGGTGCTCTTCGGAGGCGGAACGCCGGTCGATTTTGGCCGCATGTGGAGAGGGAAGCGCATCCTGGGGGACGGCAAGACCTGGACCGGCCTCGTCGGCGGCGTGGCTGCCGGCACGTCACTGGGAATTCTGCTGACGATCGTCTCCAGGGTCCTCGATTTCCCGGAGCAGTGGACATGGGGCACCGGGATGGATGCACTGGGAGTGGTGTTCGCCCTGGCTCTGGGTTCGTTGCTGGGAGACATGACCGGGGCATTCATCAAGCGCCGGCTGGGCATGGAGCGAGGGCACAAGGCCCCGGTTCTCGACCAGTACGATTTCGTGGCTGGAGGGTTGGGGATCGCCGCGTTGCTGTATCCTGCGTGGGTCGCCTCGCGGTATATCGAAGGGGAGAGCATCATAGCGCTGATCGTCCTCTTGATCTTCGTGCCGGTCCTCCACCGCAGCGTCAACATAATCGGGTTCAAGATGGGGAAGAAGAAGGAGCCGTGGTAG
- the pyrE gene encoding orotate phosphoribosyltransferase — protein MNKRTKEALLRCNALMYGDFTLASGKKSEYYIDIKKASTDPYVLEVIADEMAREIQLRGLTVDKIAGVVLGSIPLAVALSLRTKIPYIMVRREKKDHGTQKMIEGALSEGERVLMVEDVVTSAGSVVEAIGTVRSAGALVSDVLCVVNRQEGGEQRLADIEVRLSALVTAEDIVKR, from the coding sequence ATGAACAAGAGGACCAAGGAGGCGCTGCTGCGCTGCAATGCCCTGATGTACGGGGACTTCACGCTGGCATCCGGGAAGAAGAGCGAGTACTATATCGACATCAAGAAGGCGAGCACCGACCCGTACGTCCTGGAGGTCATCGCCGACGAGATGGCGCGGGAGATCCAGCTGCGCGGCCTCACGGTGGACAAGATCGCCGGTGTCGTGCTCGGATCCATACCCTTGGCCGTCGCCCTCTCGCTGCGGACCAAGATACCATACATCATGGTGCGCAGGGAAAAGAAGGATCACGGCACCCAGAAGATGATCGAAGGTGCGTTGAGCGAGGGAGAAAGGGTCCTCATGGTCGAGGATGTCGTGACCTCCGCCGGCTCGGTGGTGGAGGCCATAGGTACCGTGCGCTCCGCCGGTGCCCTCGTCAGCGACGTGCTGTGCGTGGTGAACCGCCAAGAGGGTGGGGAGCAGAGGCTCGCGGACATCGAGGTCAGGCTCTCGGCCCTGGTTACCGCCGAGGACATCGTGAAGAGATGA
- a CDS encoding uracil-DNA glycosylase, translating into MTVLKDCQRCALCQGRTNVVMPDGDPSSPIAFVGEAPGAKEDEAGRPFVGSSGKVLTKLLEEEGLPRERVFITNTVKCRPPGNREPTQEEMDACYPCLEAELESRRVVVTLGRSAARDVLKRPVSMKDEVNRPRNIQVRGKEMVLIPAYHPAASFYNRTVKDSIRESIRIARTYLEGP; encoded by the coding sequence ATGACCGTTCTCAAGGACTGTCAGCGCTGCGCCCTGTGCCAGGGGCGCACCAACGTCGTCATGCCCGACGGCGACCCCTCGTCACCCATCGCGTTCGTCGGCGAGGCCCCCGGGGCCAAAGAGGATGAGGCCGGACGGCCGTTCGTCGGCTCGTCAGGCAAAGTCCTCACCAAGCTTCTGGAGGAGGAGGGTCTGCCTCGTGAGAGGGTATTCATCACCAACACCGTGAAGTGTCGGCCCCCCGGGAACCGTGAGCCCACGCAGGAAGAGATGGACGCCTGCTATCCATGCCTGGAGGCGGAGCTGGAGAGCCGCAGGGTGGTGGTCACCCTCGGCCGTTCGGCGGCCCGGGATGTGCTGAAGCGGCCGGTGTCGATGAAGGACGAGGTGAACCGACCCCGCAATATCCAGGTTCGGGGGAAGGAGATGGTGCTCATACCGGCGTACCATCCGGCCGCCAGCTTCTACAACCGTACGGTTAAGGACAGCATCAGGGAGAGCATCAGGATCGCAAGGACTTATCTCGAGGGCCCTTGA
- a CDS encoding glycosyltransferase family 2 protein, producing the protein MKLSVIIPTLNEAKCIGEVIDELRSALDGKSFDYEIMIVDGRSTDGTGDIARGRGAVVIEEPRKGYGRAYKTGFERAHGEVVATMDGDCTYPAEEIIQLMEILDKDDLEFITTDRFGHMEPGAMSDMHKIGNLALSFTTRLLFGRKIRDSQSGMWVFRRAALLKINVTSDGMPFSEEIKIEAFRKLRSREVMIRYRRRVGEVKLSSWKDGWYNFSFLWVKRFKGPRDKSLRS; encoded by the coding sequence TTGAAGCTCAGTGTCATCATCCCCACGCTCAATGAGGCAAAGTGCATCGGTGAGGTCATCGACGAGCTAAGGTCCGCCCTGGATGGGAAATCTTTCGATTATGAGATAATGATCGTAGACGGCCGCTCGACCGACGGGACAGGGGACATCGCCAGGGGAAGGGGCGCGGTGGTGATCGAGGAGCCGCGCAAGGGGTACGGCAGAGCGTACAAGACCGGCTTCGAACGGGCCCATGGAGAGGTCGTCGCCACCATGGACGGCGACTGCACCTATCCCGCGGAGGAGATCATCCAGCTGATGGAGATCTTGGACAAGGACGATCTCGAATTCATCACCACCGACCGGTTCGGCCATATGGAACCGGGAGCCATGAGTGATATGCACAAGATTGGCAACCTGGCGCTATCGTTCACCACCCGACTGCTGTTCGGCCGCAAGATACGCGACTCGCAGAGCGGGATGTGGGTCTTCCGCCGAGCTGCCCTGCTGAAGATCAACGTCACCAGCGATGGCATGCCCTTCTCCGAGGAAATCAAGATCGAGGCCTTCCGCAAGCTACGCTCCCGAGAGGTCATGATCCGCTACCGGCGGCGGGTGGGAGAGGTCAAACTGTCCTCATGGAAGGACGGCTGGTATAACTTCTCGTTCCTGTGGGTCAAGAGATTCAAGGGCCCTCGAGATAAGTCCTTGCGATCCTGA
- a CDS encoding glycosyltransferase, producing MLVSVVLNIMNEERYIADLLDSLVIQEGPLEIVVVDAASKDRTQDIVRKYEARYPFIRMYIHPGRRGESTNYGISQAHGEVVAFTGGDDLANPNWIRELRRSFEQGADIVAGRSIMIGLKAWEDLDRVELYHKGYDVSYPSANMAFRREVLEKVGGFDTWFITAEDIDLNYRAVDAGYTIAWNPDAIIYRRTKSTVYGFFRQAFWNGAGRKQLTLKHGNLWGRYDPLRMFKQKMTFWALTRLVIALMGYIGFKLFDDKGPYGKRERKEAS from the coding sequence ATGTTGGTGAGCGTGGTCCTGAACATCATGAACGAGGAGCGGTACATCGCCGACCTCCTGGACAGTCTGGTCATACAAGAAGGTCCGCTGGAGATCGTGGTGGTGGACGCCGCCTCCAAAGACCGCACCCAGGACATCGTACGGAAGTACGAGGCCAGGTACCCGTTCATTAGGATGTATATCCACCCCGGTCGGCGGGGGGAGAGCACGAACTATGGGATCTCCCAAGCCCACGGAGAGGTCGTGGCCTTCACCGGTGGGGACGACCTTGCCAACCCCAACTGGATCCGCGAGCTTCGCAGAAGCTTCGAGCAGGGAGCGGACATCGTGGCGGGGCGCTCGATCATGATCGGCCTCAAGGCCTGGGAGGACCTTGATCGCGTCGAACTGTATCACAAGGGCTATGATGTCTCGTATCCCTCGGCCAACATGGCCTTCCGCCGTGAGGTTCTGGAGAAGGTGGGCGGTTTCGACACCTGGTTCATCACCGCCGAGGACATCGACCTCAACTACCGGGCCGTGGACGCCGGCTACACGATCGCCTGGAACCCGGACGCCATCATCTACCGGCGCACCAAGTCCACGGTCTACGGATTCTTCCGCCAGGCGTTCTGGAACGGCGCGGGAAGGAAGCAGCTTACGCTCAAGCATGGCAATCTGTGGGGACGTTACGATCCCTTGCGCATGTTCAAGCAGAAGATGACCTTCTGGGCGCTCACGCGCCTCGTCATCGCTCTCATGGGCTACATCGGATTCAAGCTGTTCGACGACAAGGGGCCGTATGGGAAGAGGGAGAGAAAGGAAGCCAGCTGA
- a CDS encoding pyrimidine dimer DNA glycosylase/endonuclease V encodes MRLWSIHPRYLDPPGLGGLWREALLAQGVVAGRTLAYRNHPQTRRLLEQPDPWGAIHDYLIGVWDEAHRRGYAYQRSRILPHAGDHPMEVPRGQFEYEAALLRLKLEARSPRYLAGLPRPGDALPHPSIRMVEGGIAWWERPRKEVLRRLVGYLDDRSI; translated from the coding sequence ATGCGCCTGTGGAGCATCCACCCCCGTTACCTGGACCCTCCAGGGCTGGGAGGATTGTGGCGTGAGGCCCTGTTAGCCCAGGGCGTCGTGGCCGGGAGGACCCTCGCCTACCGCAACCATCCCCAGACCAGAAGGTTGCTGGAGCAGCCAGATCCCTGGGGGGCGATCCACGACTACCTGATCGGGGTGTGGGACGAGGCCCATCGCCGCGGGTACGCGTACCAGAGATCCCGCATTCTTCCCCACGCGGGCGATCATCCCATGGAGGTCCCGCGAGGGCAGTTCGAGTATGAGGCCGCACTGCTACGCCTCAAGCTGGAAGCGAGGAGCCCCCGCTATTTGGCCGGGCTGCCGAGGCCGGGCGATGCGTTGCCTCATCCCAGCATCAGGATGGTGGAGGGGGGCATCGCCTGGTGGGAACGGCCACGAAAGGAGGTCCTTCGGCGACTCGTCGGATACCTCGATGACAGGAGTATTTGA
- a CDS encoding Gfo/Idh/MocA family oxidoreductase, with the protein MLRVGVIGTGSMGQNHARIYSEMGCLAGVFDVDSEACGRVAKRFSVKPYSNMDALIREVDAVSICTPTKYHFDAAVSAVNQGRSVLVEKPFTGDVVRARELCELAENKGVTIASGFVERFNPVVAATKDALTSGRFGKVVSIASRRVSSYPFRIRDVGVVMDLAIHDVDVIRYLTKEKVESVYALGGRMANDRFEDHATLLLQTAGGSTGMVEVNWLTPMKVRKVSITCSDGYAVMDYMDQSLQFSTSHMEHVDTSNMASMPIELDTHQVYVRKEEPLKRELKSFVDAAERGDRSECDGWNALENVSICAAALTSMREGCRVPL; encoded by the coding sequence ATGCTCAGGGTGGGAGTGATCGGCACCGGCTCCATGGGGCAGAACCATGCCCGCATATATTCAGAGATGGGGTGCCTCGCCGGAGTATTCGACGTCGACTCCGAGGCATGCGGTAGGGTGGCCAAGAGGTTCAGCGTCAAGCCGTACTCGAATATGGATGCGCTAATACGAGAGGTGGACGCGGTGAGCATCTGCACGCCCACCAAGTACCATTTCGACGCCGCGGTCAGCGCGGTCAACCAGGGCCGCTCGGTGCTGGTGGAGAAGCCATTTACCGGGGACGTCGTGAGAGCGAGGGAGCTTTGCGAGCTGGCGGAGAACAAGGGAGTCACCATCGCCTCCGGCTTCGTGGAGAGGTTCAACCCGGTCGTCGCCGCAACCAAGGACGCCCTCACCTCTGGGCGATTCGGGAAGGTCGTATCCATCGCTTCCCGGCGGGTGTCGTCCTACCCTTTTCGCATCCGGGACGTGGGAGTCGTCATGGACCTGGCGATACACGATGTCGACGTCATCCGATACCTCACCAAGGAGAAGGTCGAATCGGTGTATGCCCTAGGTGGGCGGATGGCCAATGATCGTTTCGAAGACCACGCCACCCTCCTGCTGCAGACCGCGGGCGGCTCGACGGGCATGGTGGAGGTGAACTGGCTGACGCCGATGAAGGTGCGAAAGGTGTCCATCACCTGCTCCGACGGCTACGCGGTCATGGATTACATGGACCAGAGCCTGCAGTTCTCCACCTCCCACATGGAGCATGTGGACACCTCGAACATGGCCTCGATGCCCATAGAGCTGGATACTCATCAAGTGTACGTACGCAAGGAGGAACCCCTGAAGCGCGAGCTGAAGAGCTTCGTCGACGCCGCCGAGCGCGGCGACCGGTCGGAGTGCGATGGTTGGAACGCCCTGGAGAATGTCTCCATCTGCGCCGCGGCGCTGACCTCGATGCGCGAGGGATGCCGCGTGCCGCTTTGA
- a CDS encoding nucleotide sugar dehydrogenase — MSIRSVAVVGAGYVGLPVACMFASKGIPTLAVDIDSARVEKINRGISPIEGEEPGLAELISDAVKTGMLTATTDYGRISTADAIIVCVDTPIDEATRKPVLRILRSAARSVGEHMKRGALVSIESTLPPRTMQDVVMPILEEASGMGAGKDFLLVHCPERVMPGRLLKNLSEYDRVLGGYDIPSVEAGRELYTIIMGGKLHTADLLHAEISKTLENAYRDVQIAFANEVALACEELGADAFEVRRLVNTCPFRDMHIPGAGVGGHCLPKDSWLFASSLKEFKPTIITSARKVNEHMPEHMVELVEDVLSRAGRELSGSRVAVLGLAFLRDSDDTRHSPSLTIIDRLLDRTELVVHDPYVAKEYRVPLVRDLGEAVRDADCLVLVTDHSCYRDLDLGKVARAMRTPTIVDGRNLFSADACRRAGFVYRGIGKGT, encoded by the coding sequence ATGAGCATCCGGTCGGTCGCCGTCGTCGGGGCAGGCTATGTCGGTCTCCCGGTGGCGTGCATGTTCGCCAGCAAAGGTATTCCCACGCTGGCGGTGGACATTGACTCCGCACGAGTGGAGAAGATCAACCGCGGCATATCGCCAATTGAGGGCGAGGAGCCCGGCCTGGCCGAACTCATATCCGACGCGGTGAAGACCGGCATGCTCACGGCGACCACCGACTATGGCCGGATCTCCACCGCGGACGCCATCATCGTATGCGTGGACACGCCCATCGACGAGGCGACGAGGAAGCCGGTGCTGAGGATCCTGAGGTCCGCGGCCCGCTCGGTGGGGGAGCATATGAAACGGGGCGCACTGGTCTCCATCGAATCGACTTTGCCTCCAAGGACCATGCAGGATGTGGTAATGCCCATCCTCGAGGAGGCTAGCGGGATGGGGGCGGGAAAGGACTTCCTGCTGGTTCACTGCCCCGAACGGGTCATGCCCGGCCGGCTTCTGAAGAACCTGAGCGAATACGACCGGGTGCTGGGCGGATACGATATTCCGTCGGTCGAAGCGGGCAGGGAGCTGTACACGATCATCATGGGCGGAAAGCTACACACCGCCGACCTATTGCACGCAGAGATCTCCAAGACCTTGGAGAACGCCTATCGTGATGTGCAGATCGCCTTCGCCAACGAGGTCGCCCTCGCCTGCGAGGAGCTGGGCGCCGACGCTTTCGAAGTGAGACGGCTGGTCAACACCTGCCCGTTCCGCGACATGCACATCCCGGGGGCGGGGGTCGGCGGTCACTGCCTTCCCAAGGACTCGTGGTTGTTCGCCTCCTCCCTGAAGGAGTTCAAGCCGACCATCATCACTTCTGCCCGTAAGGTCAATGAGCATATGCCGGAGCACATGGTCGAGCTGGTGGAGGACGTCCTGTCACGGGCCGGGCGGGAGCTATCGGGCTCCAGGGTCGCCGTCCTCGGGTTGGCGTTCCTCCGTGACTCGGACGACACCAGGCACTCGCCGTCATTGACGATCATCGATCGCCTGCTCGACCGCACCGAGCTCGTGGTGCACGACCCGTATGTAGCGAAGGAGTACCGCGTACCCCTGGTGCGGGACCTCGGCGAGGCGGTCAGGGACGCGGACTGTCTTGTCCTCGTCACCGATCACTCTTGCTATCGAGACCTTGACCTCGGAAAGGTCGCACGGGCGATGCGCACGCCGACCATCGTGGACGGGAGGAACCTGTTCTCGGCCGATGCCTGCCGCCGCGCGGGATTCGTGTACCGTGGCATCGGGAAGGGGACCTAG
- a CDS encoding acyltransferase, which translates to MKLLADYYSIKDCDIGEDTIVRDFVNLYGCKIGRECRIAAYVEIQRDVVIGDRVKVEAFAFIPSGVTIEDEVFVGPRATFTNDLHPHAVGDWEITPTVVKRGASIGAGAVIVCGVTIGENAMVGAGAVVTKDVPSGALVVGNPAHQIVRKGER; encoded by the coding sequence ATGAAGCTCTTGGCCGACTATTATTCGATAAAGGATTGTGATATCGGGGAGGACACCATCGTCCGCGACTTCGTCAACCTCTATGGATGCAAGATCGGCCGAGAATGCAGGATCGCCGCGTACGTTGAGATCCAGCGGGACGTGGTTATCGGCGACCGGGTGAAGGTCGAAGCCTTCGCCTTCATCCCCTCGGGGGTCACCATCGAAGACGAGGTCTTCGTAGGTCCGCGAGCCACGTTCACCAACGACCTCCACCCCCATGCAGTAGGCGATTGGGAGATCACCCCAACCGTAGTAAAGAGGGGGGCCTCTATCGGCGCCGGCGCGGTCATCGTGTGCGGGGTGACCATCGGCGAGAACGCCATGGTCGGCGCCGGCGCGGTGGTCACCAAGGACGTGCCCTCCGGAGCGCTGGTCGTTGGCAATCCAGCTCACCAGATCGTCAGGAAGGGAGAAAGATGA